The proteins below come from a single Rickettsiales bacterium genomic window:
- a CDS encoding Flp family type IVb pilin, producing MRILKMLLGDDSGATVIEYALIAMFISIAAFVAIQQIGHTINNTFNNVASNMSR from the coding sequence ATGCGTATTTTGAAGATGCTGTTAGGGGACGATTCTGGGGCCACCGTAATTGAATACGCGCTGATCGCCATGTTCATTTCGATTGCTGCATTCGTTGCGATCCAGCAGATTGGTCATACGATCAATAATACGTTCAATAATGTCGCCAGCAATATGAGCCGTTAG
- a CDS encoding RNA pyrophosphohydrolase — MSSIASLPYRPGVGAMLLNAEGKVFVAKRIDMTSEAWQMPQGGMDEGESPRETVLRELEEEIGTGKAEIITESKDWYYYDLPEVLIPRIWGGCFRGQRQKWFLLRFTGKDSDINIATHEPEFSEWRWVEPKMLPDLIVPFKRQLYTELVAEFQKFF; from the coding sequence ATGAGTTCTATTGCGTCATTACCTTATCGCCCTGGTGTGGGCGCTATGCTGCTTAACGCGGAAGGCAAAGTGTTTGTTGCCAAGCGTATCGACATGACTTCAGAAGCGTGGCAGATGCCGCAGGGCGGGATGGATGAAGGCGAATCACCCCGTGAAACCGTGCTGCGTGAACTGGAAGAGGAAATCGGTACCGGCAAGGCTGAGATCATTACCGAAAGCAAGGACTGGTATTATTACGACCTACCGGAAGTGCTGATTCCGCGCATTTGGGGCGGATGTTTCCGCGGCCAGCGCCAGAAATGGTTCCTGCTGCGTTTTACCGGCAAGGACTCGGACATTAATATTGCCACGCATGAGCCGGAGTTTTCCGAATGGCGATGGGTGGAACCGAAGATGCTGCCGGATCTTATCGTTCCGTTCAAGCGCCAGCTTTATACGGAGCTGGTGGCGGAGTTCCAGAAGTTCTTTTGA
- a CDS encoding type IV secretory system conjugative DNA transfer family protein, giving the protein MAGNLQNAIGTKIVVLFIILLVLIGPLYLSGLGIIYWNYGYKYMQACANSARYLETMLQYLFNYWYTYHTNPKFPGEFTVHLFGPPVISLFFSLTLLYMMRAPLIDFRPFKKKESLHGDAHWATESEIKAAKLRAKKGLLLGRTGLNRYLIADDFQHVLLFAPTGSGKGVGFVLPNLVFWQGSMICHDIKGENHELTSGYREKKMGQKVFMWNPADPEGRTHCYNPLDWISSKPGQMVDDVQKICNLILPEQEFWQNEARSLLLGVILYLYAVPEKPCSFGEVVRTMRSDDVVYSLAVVLDTIGKRIHPVSYMNIAAFLQKADKERSGVVSTLNSGLELWANPLIDTATASSDFDLQQLKKQLISVYCAVTPDNLQRLEPLLKVFYQQATDFLTRKMPGKDEPHGVLFLMDEFPTLGEMKQFQTGIAYFRGYRVKLFLIVQDTQQLKGIYEDAGMNSFLSNSYYRITFSANNIETAKLISELVGNKTVKQYSKNIPKFLDFDPKSRTMNESEVQRALLLPQEVITLPRDEQIILIESTAPIKTKKIFYYQDSFFTSKVFDPKNPKKSGPPTCFVPTQEPYDPRKHKKAAPKEPEKPQSGGGGGGGGKKEVATT; this is encoded by the coding sequence ATGGCAGGCAATTTACAAAACGCCATCGGTACGAAAATCGTCGTTCTGTTCATCATACTGCTCGTGCTGATAGGGCCGCTTTACCTTTCCGGGCTCGGCATCATCTACTGGAATTACGGCTATAAATACATGCAGGCCTGCGCCAATAGCGCGCGCTACCTGGAAACGATGCTGCAGTATCTGTTTAATTACTGGTATACGTATCACACGAATCCCAAGTTTCCGGGCGAGTTTACCGTACATCTGTTCGGGCCTCCGGTCATCTCGCTGTTTTTCAGCCTGACGCTTTTGTACATGATGCGCGCGCCGCTGATCGACTTCCGTCCGTTCAAGAAAAAAGAATCGCTGCATGGCGATGCGCACTGGGCGACGGAGTCGGAAATCAAGGCCGCAAAGCTGCGCGCGAAGAAGGGACTTCTGCTCGGACGCACCGGGCTCAACCGCTACCTGATCGCGGACGATTTCCAGCACGTGCTGCTGTTTGCTCCTACGGGTTCCGGTAAAGGTGTGGGCTTCGTGTTGCCGAACCTGGTGTTCTGGCAAGGGTCAATGATCTGTCACGATATCAAGGGTGAAAACCACGAACTCACGAGCGGCTATCGCGAAAAGAAAATGGGGCAGAAAGTGTTCATGTGGAACCCTGCCGATCCCGAAGGCCGTACGCATTGCTATAATCCGCTGGACTGGATTTCCAGCAAGCCCGGCCAGATGGTGGATGACGTGCAGAAGATCTGCAACCTGATCCTTCCCGAGCAGGAATTCTGGCAGAACGAAGCACGTTCGCTGCTGCTGGGCGTGATCCTGTATCTGTACGCGGTGCCGGAAAAACCCTGTTCATTCGGCGAAGTGGTGCGTACGATGCGCAGCGATGACGTAGTGTATAGTCTTGCGGTCGTGCTTGATACGATCGGTAAGCGTATCCATCCGGTCTCCTACATGAACATTGCGGCGTTCCTGCAGAAGGCTGATAAGGAACGTTCCGGTGTTGTTTCCACACTCAACTCCGGCCTCGAACTCTGGGCGAACCCGCTGATTGACACCGCTACCGCGTCGAGCGATTTCGACCTGCAGCAACTCAAAAAACAGCTGATTTCCGTTTATTGCGCTGTCACGCCGGACAACTTGCAACGTTTGGAGCCGCTGCTGAAAGTGTTCTACCAGCAGGCGACGGACTTCCTCACGCGTAAGATGCCGGGCAAGGATGAGCCGCACGGCGTACTTTTCCTGATGGACGAGTTTCCAACGCTGGGCGAAATGAAGCAGTTCCAGACTGGTATCGCTTACTTCCGCGGTTACCGCGTGAAGCTCTTTCTGATCGTGCAAGATACACAGCAATTGAAAGGTATCTATGAAGATGCGGGCATGAACTCGTTCCTGTCCAACTCATACTACCGTATCACCTTCTCGGCGAACAACATTGAAACCGCGAAGCTGATTTCCGAACTGGTGGGCAATAAGACGGTTAAGCAATATTCCAAGAATATTCCGAAGTTCCTCGATTTCGATCCCAAATCCCGTACGATGAACGAATCGGAAGTGCAGCGTGCGCTGCTGCTGCCGCAGGAAGTGATTACGCTGCCGCGTGACGAGCAGATCATCCTGATCGAATCGACGGCGCCCATCAAGACGAAGAAGATTTTCTATTACCAGGATTCGTTCTTTACCTCGAAAGTATTTGATCCGAAAAACCCCAAGAAGAGTGGTCCGCCGACCTGCTTCGTGCCGACACAGGAACCCTATGATCCGCGCAAGCATAAGAAAGCTGCTCCCAAAGAGCCGGAAAAACCCCAGTCTGGCGGCGGCGGAGGTGGGGGCGGCAAGAAGGAAGTGGCCACAACCTAG
- a CDS encoding ClpXP protease specificity-enhancing factor SspB, giving the protein MTSETIDYAAFIDNAMRGAVRDILRQVERTGLHGQHHFFISYRTDYPGVEMSDTLRNKYPQEITIVLQYQFWDLHISEDKFTVTLSFSNIPEKLVIPFAALTGFADPSTKFGLKFHNTPMDEEESLSQEQEKDAAGAESAEGTDGAPKESGKVITLDAFRKKS; this is encoded by the coding sequence ATGACTTCTGAAACGATTGATTACGCTGCATTCATCGATAACGCCATGCGCGGTGCAGTGAGGGACATACTGCGTCAGGTGGAGCGCACCGGACTGCACGGCCAGCATCATTTCTTCATTTCCTACCGCACGGATTATCCCGGCGTCGAAATGTCCGACACGCTGCGCAACAAATACCCGCAGGAAATCACCATCGTTCTGCAATACCAGTTCTGGGACCTGCATATCTCTGAAGATAAATTCACCGTCACGCTGAGCTTCAGCAATATTCCGGAAAAACTCGTCATCCCGTTCGCCGCACTGACCGGTTTCGCCGATCCGAGCACGAAATTCGGCCTTAAGTTCCACAATACTCCGATGGACGAAGAAGAATCGCTGTCGCAGGAACAGGAAAAAGACGCAGCCGGAGCCGAGAGCGCAGAGGGCACGGATGGTGCACCGAAGGAAAGCGGGAAAGTCATCACGCTGGATGCGTTCCGCAAGAAATCCTAA
- the prfA gene encoding peptide chain release factor 1, producing the protein MNFEDKLDMLTRRHDELRDAMARPDAGNEFAKLSKEFSDLSPVVDSIRELKKARDERKAMQEMLADPACDAEMKRMAEEELRTLEKQIPDLTRQVQLALLPKDAADEKNAIIEVRAGTGGEEASLFAAQLFRMYQRYAENLGWKFEILSFSDTGLGGCKEASAEIRGRGVFAKLKFESGVHRVQRVPVTEAGGRIHTSAATVAVLPEAEEVDIVINEKDLRIDVFRASGPGGQSVNTTDSAVRIVHIPTGCTVQQQDEKSQHKNKEKAMKILRSRLYEMERARADAERAASRKDQVGSGDRSERIRTYNFPQGRVTDHRINLTLYKIDAVMDGSAVGELIDELVSHDQAEKLAEYGNN; encoded by the coding sequence ATGAATTTTGAAGATAAACTAGACATGCTCACCCGCCGGCACGACGAACTGCGCGATGCTATGGCGCGCCCGGATGCCGGAAATGAATTCGCAAAACTCTCCAAGGAGTTTTCAGACCTGAGCCCTGTCGTGGACTCGATCAGGGAATTGAAGAAAGCCCGCGACGAACGCAAAGCCATGCAGGAAATGCTGGCCGATCCGGCTTGCGATGCCGAGATGAAACGCATGGCGGAAGAAGAACTGCGCACGCTGGAAAAACAGATTCCCGATCTTACGCGCCAGGTGCAGCTTGCTCTGCTGCCTAAGGACGCAGCCGACGAGAAGAACGCCATTATCGAAGTCCGCGCTGGCACGGGCGGCGAAGAAGCCTCGCTGTTTGCCGCGCAATTATTCCGCATGTATCAGCGCTACGCCGAAAATCTGGGCTGGAAGTTTGAAATACTGTCCTTCTCCGACACCGGCTTGGGCGGCTGCAAGGAAGCGAGCGCCGAAATACGCGGCCGCGGGGTATTCGCGAAACTCAAGTTTGAATCCGGCGTGCACCGCGTACAGCGCGTGCCCGTGACGGAAGCAGGCGGACGTATTCATACTTCAGCGGCCACCGTCGCCGTGCTGCCGGAAGCGGAAGAAGTCGACATCGTTATCAATGAAAAAGACCTTCGTATCGATGTGTTCCGCGCAAGCGGCCCGGGTGGCCAGTCCGTCAACACGACCGACAGCGCCGTGCGCATTGTCCACATCCCGACCGGATGCACCGTGCAGCAGCAGGACGAAAAATCGCAGCATAAGAACAAGGAAAAGGCGATGAAGATCCTGCGCTCACGCCTGTATGAAATGGAACGCGCCCGCGCCGATGCCGAACGCGCCGCCTCACGCAAGGACCAGGTAGGCAGCGGCGACCGTTCCGAACGTATCCGCACCTATAACTTTCCGCAAGGCCGTGTGACCGACCACCGCATCAACCTCACGCTTTATAAAATCGACGCCGTCATGGACGGCAGCGCAGTGGGCGAGCTGATCGACGAACTCGTCTCGCACGATCAGGCGGAAAAGCTCGCGGAATACGGCAACAACTGA
- a CDS encoding acyltransferase encodes MEASHRNNFDFLRFVAAVLVWYGHCYTLGALPDPMTRFVPFGTFADLGVAVFCVISGYFVTRSYEINERLLPFIRNRALRILPALVVVILLTVFVIGPVSTKLSPHAYFVSPLTFDYLHNLLIFPVREHLPDVFKDNASDVVNGSLWVLPHGVRFYGVIALLGVLGILQPRLLGVILLGLFAVRIYGAVMHLHSKQVFFGHAWSEWEVIVRLASEFAAGAFLYLARERVPPSLGGFAIAAVVAGVSIYLPYPAVGYVLFDMTIAYCIICFGFMRLPLLHGFGGWGDFSYGFYLYAFVMQQFFLHLLGNDADFRMFQLASFCATFLCAVLSWHLVEKRALALKT; translated from the coding sequence ATGGAAGCCTCCCACCGCAATAATTTCGATTTTTTGCGCTTTGTTGCCGCCGTTCTGGTGTGGTATGGCCATTGTTACACGCTGGGCGCGCTGCCCGATCCCATGACCCGTTTCGTGCCATTTGGAACGTTTGCCGATCTTGGAGTGGCGGTATTCTGCGTTATCAGCGGCTATTTCGTTACCCGCAGTTATGAGATAAATGAGCGGCTGCTGCCTTTTATTCGCAACCGTGCATTGCGAATTTTGCCCGCTCTGGTTGTGGTCATATTATTGACCGTTTTTGTGATCGGCCCTGTCAGCACGAAGCTCTCCCCTCATGCTTATTTTGTCAGTCCCTTGACGTTTGATTATTTGCACAATCTGCTGATCTTTCCTGTACGTGAACATCTGCCGGATGTTTTCAAAGATAATGCGAGCGACGTCGTTAATGGCAGTTTGTGGGTGCTGCCGCACGGGGTGCGGTTTTACGGCGTGATTGCACTGCTGGGCGTGCTCGGAATATTACAGCCGCGTTTGCTTGGCGTCATACTGCTGGGGCTTTTTGCCGTGCGGATATACGGGGCGGTCATGCACCTGCATTCCAAGCAGGTGTTTTTCGGTCATGCATGGAGTGAATGGGAAGTTATTGTGCGGCTGGCCAGCGAATTCGCTGCCGGTGCGTTCCTTTATCTTGCGCGTGAAAGAGTTCCCCCGTCGCTTGGAGGTTTTGCGATTGCGGCGGTTGTTGCAGGTGTCAGTATCTACCTCCCTTATCCGGCGGTGGGATATGTCTTGTTCGATATGACGATTGCTTACTGCATCATCTGTTTCGGATTCATGCGGCTGCCGCTGCTGCACGGATTTGGCGGCTGGGGCGATTTTTCTTATGGGTTTTACCTTTACGCGTTCGTCATGCAGCAATTCTTCCTGCACCTGCTCGGCAATGACGCGGATTTCAGGATGTTCCAGCTTGCCAGTTTCTGCGCGACATTCCTGTGCGCCGTGCTCTCCTGGCACTTAGTGGAAAAGCGTGCCCTAGCGCTTAAAACCTGA
- a CDS encoding homoserine kinase, with product MAVYTELTQSEIADFLTAYDLPALKAAEGIRSGVENTNYLLVLEDGSKHILTLFEKRTEAKDLPFFAGLMEHLATKSIPAPMPVRGRDGQAIRTLKNKPALIVTFLNGKDAAELTPSHLAQLGEYTAKLHIAASDYPQQRANGLAFAGWHALLAKIEARADEITPGLADEMRKELAFLESTWPKNLPQGVIHADLFPDNVFFDAQGKLSGIIDFYFACNDLFAYEIAICLNAWCFDAQWEFCPEKAKAFMAAYEKVRPLSESERTALQVLARGAALRFLLTRTHDRLFPVEGALVTSKDPMEYLTKLRFHRNVEYYNI from the coding sequence ATGGCCGTATATACCGAACTGACCCAATCCGAAATAGCGGATTTCCTGACAGCTTACGACCTGCCCGCGCTAAAGGCAGCGGAGGGTATTCGTTCGGGCGTGGAAAACACGAATTACCTGCTGGTGCTGGAAGATGGAAGCAAGCACATCCTGACCTTGTTTGAAAAACGCACGGAAGCAAAAGACCTGCCGTTCTTTGCAGGCCTTATGGAACATCTTGCCACCAAATCCATCCCCGCGCCGATGCCGGTGCGCGGCCGTGACGGACAGGCGATTCGCACATTAAAAAACAAACCGGCGCTGATCGTCACTTTTCTAAACGGCAAGGACGCTGCCGAACTCACTCCTTCCCATCTGGCGCAGCTGGGTGAATATACTGCGAAATTGCATATCGCCGCCTCTGATTATCCACAGCAACGGGCAAATGGACTCGCTTTTGCAGGCTGGCATGCATTGCTTGCAAAAATCGAAGCGCGCGCGGATGAAATTACGCCGGGTCTCGCGGATGAAATGCGTAAAGAACTGGCCTTTCTCGAATCCACATGGCCGAAGAACCTGCCGCAGGGCGTGATCCATGCCGATCTTTTTCCGGATAACGTATTCTTCGATGCGCAAGGCAAGCTCAGTGGCATCATCGACTTTTACTTTGCCTGCAATGATCTCTTTGCCTATGAAATCGCCATCTGCCTGAATGCTTGGTGCTTCGACGCGCAATGGGAATTCTGCCCGGAAAAGGCAAAAGCATTTATGGCTGCTTATGAAAAAGTTCGCCCGCTATCAGAGAGTGAGCGGACCGCCCTGCAGGTGCTGGCACGCGGTGCAGCATTGCGCTTTCTGCTGACCCGCACGCATGACCGGCTATTCCCGGTGGAAGGCGCGCTGGTCACTTCTAAAGATCCGATGGAATATCTGACGAAATTGCGCTTTCACCGCAACGTGGAATATTACAATATATAA
- the hisF gene encoding imidazole glycerol phosphate synthase subunit HisF, translating to MLKTRIIPCLDVKDGRVVKGVNFVGLQDAGDPVEQARLYDKQGADELCFLDISASSDNRSILYDAVASVAEQCFMPLTVGGGVRTVEDIRKLLLAGADKVSINTEAVRNPEFVREASDKFGAQCIVVAIDAKSTAPNKFEIFTHGGRNATGIDAVKWAKHMASLGAGEILLTSMDRDGTKQGFNLPLTRAVSDAVEIPVIASGGVGTLEHLVEGVCEGHASAVLAASIFHYGTYTIAQAKEAMRNAGIAVR from the coding sequence ATGCTGAAAACTCGAATCATTCCCTGCCTTGACGTAAAAGACGGGCGTGTTGTTAAAGGCGTGAACTTTGTCGGCCTGCAGGATGCGGGCGATCCGGTGGAGCAGGCGCGACTCTACGATAAGCAAGGTGCGGATGAACTCTGCTTTCTCGACATTTCCGCTTCCAGCGATAACCGTTCGATTCTGTATGATGCCGTGGCAAGCGTTGCGGAGCAATGTTTCATGCCGCTGACCGTTGGCGGCGGCGTGCGGACGGTGGAAGATATACGCAAGCTGCTGCTGGCCGGTGCGGATAAGGTATCCATTAACACAGAAGCCGTGCGTAATCCGGAATTCGTGCGTGAAGCGTCGGATAAATTCGGAGCACAGTGTATTGTCGTGGCGATCGATGCAAAATCCACCGCCCCGAATAAGTTTGAAATCTTCACGCATGGCGGACGTAACGCTACCGGTATCGATGCCGTGAAATGGGCGAAACATATGGCGTCACTTGGAGCAGGGGAGATATTGCTTACTTCCATGGACCGTGACGGCACCAAGCAAGGTTTCAATCTTCCGCTTACGCGCGCCGTATCTGATGCGGTGGAGATTCCTGTCATTGCCTCCGGTGGTGTGGGAACGCTCGAACATCTCGTGGAAGGCGTGTGTGAAGGCCATGCAAGTGCGGTACTTGCCGCTTCCATCTTCCATTACGGCACTTATACGATCGCTCAGGCTAAGGAAGCAATGCGTAATGCTGGCATTGCCGTGAGATAA
- a CDS encoding class I fructose-bisphosphate aldolase → MKITRKVKEILSWYESDNPGTKASLASMLMHGKLGGTGKLVILPVDQGFEHGPARSFAPNPEAYDPHYHFSLAVDAGLNAYAAPLGMLEAGADTFAGAIPLILKVNSSNSLVPKDQAPNQAITSTVKDALRLGCKAIGFTIYPGSHDLNDMIEEIREMTLEAKSYGLASVVWSYPRGGFISKDGETAVDICAYAAHIAALIGAHIIKVKPPTDFLELPEAKKVYEKEKIDVATLTKRIAHVKQTTFGGKRIVIFSGGASKGLNDVYDECRAIRDGGGNGSIIGRNTFQRPKAEALDMLAKIIAIYKGEE, encoded by the coding sequence ATGAAAATTACGCGCAAGGTCAAAGAGATTCTCAGCTGGTACGAAAGCGATAATCCCGGCACCAAGGCAAGCCTCGCCAGCATGCTCATGCATGGCAAGCTCGGCGGTACGGGCAAGCTCGTCATCCTGCCGGTGGATCAGGGATTCGAGCACGGACCTGCGCGCAGCTTTGCTCCCAATCCGGAAGCTTACGATCCTCATTATCACTTCTCGCTGGCAGTTGATGCAGGCCTGAACGCCTACGCAGCGCCGCTTGGCATGCTGGAAGCCGGTGCCGATACGTTTGCCGGTGCGATTCCGCTGATCCTGAAAGTGAATTCCTCCAATTCGCTGGTTCCCAAAGACCAGGCGCCGAACCAGGCGATCACTTCAACGGTGAAGGATGCACTGCGTCTGGGTTGCAAAGCGATCGGTTTCACGATTTATCCCGGCTCGCACGATTTGAACGACATGATTGAAGAAATACGCGAGATGACGCTGGAAGCGAAATCTTACGGTCTGGCTTCGGTTGTCTGGTCGTATCCGCGCGGCGGCTTCATCAGCAAGGACGGCGAAACCGCAGTGGATATCTGCGCTTACGCTGCACATATTGCTGCGCTGATCGGCGCGCATATCATCAAGGTTAAACCGCCGACGGATTTCCTTGAACTGCCGGAAGCCAAGAAGGTTTACGAGAAGGAAAAGATCGACGTTGCCACGCTGACCAAGCGCATTGCGCATGTAAAGCAGACCACGTTTGGCGGCAAGCGTATCGTGATTTTCTCCGGCGGTGCTTCCAAGGGGCTGAACGATGTGTATGATGAATGCCGCGCGATCCGCGATGGCGGTGGTAACGGTTCGATCATCGGCCGCAATACGTTCCAGCGCCCGAAAGCCGAAGCGCTCGACATGCTGGCGAAGATCATCGCGATTTATAAGGGAGAAGAGTAG
- a CDS encoding NHL repeat-containing protein: MMKRGFTLIELSVVLAVLAVVMAGGLSVLTVSLQQTQYNDTLARISAIEKALADYAAAFGRLPCPGDLTLPPTNANYGAEAGSSVGGKGTGECYTSMTPAANYKSSSGAEEGAVPTRTLQLPDSYMYDAWGRKFRYAVNPDYTGYTFNSKAPFPNGICYSSSKGITVQDATGATRTSSAVYVLFSHGANGHGAYTKTGGRVNAWDNNSEEQFNCHCDSSGVDSGSYLASYIQHAPTYQSSHANDATYRFDDLVAFRIPWQLQSQNSQISGNCTSNTVIWIADYSNSRIVEFSTLTGSYVTSISSTTSPAFPFGNTNSVALDSAGNIWVADTGNRVVELDSAGNWKKTLGGAYTDSCAGTANGASCSNISSYDGSHSSTCCVPSSGSCLCNSGAANGQFDTGGAPTQMAFDSSGHLWVTDYNNKRLQEFNASTGAWMKSVSLSGNPAGMVIDSSNIFWIMEETVHALYKYDGTTETAAGYSSFSNAGYSSDYMAIDTSNNIWVTDEGNNKVKKFSSSGVFSSSLAPTGVSGNTGIFFDSQGYAWLASENSNSIYKVNPSTGTILLTINTANGTGFGSPQLSFSNAR, translated from the coding sequence ATGATGAAACGCGGCTTTACCCTCATTGAGTTATCCGTCGTTCTGGCCGTGCTTGCCGTTGTCATGGCAGGCGGCCTCTCTGTGTTGACCGTGAGCCTTCAGCAAACACAATATAACGATACGCTCGCCCGGATTTCCGCTATTGAAAAAGCCCTGGCGGATTACGCTGCGGCATTCGGCCGCCTGCCCTGTCCGGGAGATCTTACTTTGCCCCCCACCAATGCCAATTACGGCGCGGAAGCAGGCTCTTCTGTTGGCGGCAAAGGCACAGGCGAGTGCTATACGAGCATGACACCAGCCGCGAACTATAAATCCTCCTCCGGCGCAGAAGAAGGGGCTGTTCCTACACGCACGCTGCAACTGCCCGACAGTTATATGTACGATGCCTGGGGCAGAAAATTCCGCTACGCGGTCAATCCAGACTATACAGGCTATACATTCAATTCAAAGGCCCCCTTCCCTAATGGCATCTGTTACAGCAGTAGCAAAGGCATTACGGTACAGGATGCAACCGGAGCAACACGCACGAGCAGTGCTGTTTACGTCCTATTCAGCCACGGTGCAAACGGGCATGGCGCCTATACAAAAACCGGTGGCAGGGTCAACGCATGGGATAATAACAGCGAAGAACAGTTCAATTGCCATTGCGACAGCTCCGGTGTAGACAGCGGCAGTTACCTTGCCAGTTATATTCAGCACGCTCCCACCTATCAAAGTTCACACGCAAACGATGCCACCTACCGCTTTGACGATCTCGTCGCTTTCCGTATCCCCTGGCAGCTTCAAAGTCAGAACAGCCAGATCTCCGGCAATTGCACATCCAATACCGTCATATGGATCGCAGACTACAGCAACAGCCGCATTGTGGAATTCAGCACGCTAACGGGATCATATGTAACCTCCATCAGCAGCACGACGAGCCCGGCCTTTCCGTTCGGCAACACCAACAGCGTCGCGCTGGATAGTGCAGGTAATATATGGGTTGCCGATACCGGAAACCGCGTAGTGGAACTCGACAGCGCAGGCAACTGGAAAAAAACGTTAGGAGGCGCGTATACGGATTCATGCGCCGGGACAGCCAACGGCGCCAGCTGCAGCAACATCAGTTCGTATGATGGCTCACATTCCAGCACTTGCTGCGTGCCCAGCAGTGGAAGCTGCTTATGCAACTCAGGCGCCGCTAACGGTCAATTCGATACCGGAGGCGCACCGACGCAGATGGCTTTCGATAGCAGCGGTCATCTCTGGGTAACAGATTACAACAATAAAAGACTGCAGGAATTCAATGCTTCGACCGGCGCCTGGATGAAAAGCGTATCCCTGTCGGGCAATCCTGCAGGCATGGTTATCGATTCCAGCAATATCTTCTGGATTATGGAAGAAACCGTGCATGCACTATACAAATATGACGGCACAACGGAAACAGCAGCCGGCTATTCATCCTTCAGCAACGCTGGCTATTCATCCGATTACATGGCGATCGACACAAGCAACAATATCTGGGTAACGGATGAAGGAAACAATAAAGTTAAGAAATTCTCCAGCAGCGGTGTTTTCTCAAGCTCCCTCGCCCCCACAGGTGTGAGCGGAAATACAGGCATCTTCTTCGACTCCCAAGGCTATGCCTGGCTGGCTTCAGAAAACAGCAACTCAATTTATAAGGTGAACCCTTCCACCGGAACCATTCTGCTGACCATTAACACTGCAAACGGAACAGGCTTCGGCTCTCCCCAGCTCAGCTTCTCCAATGCCCGTTAA
- the grxC gene encoding glutaredoxin 3, producing the protein MQEITIYTTPVCPYCVRAKDLLMRKGRSDYREIDITQHQDYMKEMLEKSGGRRTVPQIFIGNTHVGGCDDLYALDSAGKLDALLK; encoded by the coding sequence ATGCAGGAAATCACCATATACACCACACCGGTCTGCCCTTATTGCGTACGCGCCAAAGATCTGCTGATGCGCAAGGGGCGGTCAGATTATCGCGAGATCGATATCACGCAGCACCAGGACTACATGAAAGAAATGCTGGAGAAAAGCGGTGGCAGGCGCACCGTGCCGCAGATCTTCATTGGCAATACCCATGTCGGCGGGTGCGATGACCTTTACGCGCTGGATTCCGCCGGCAAACTGGATGCGCTGCTTAAATAG